In Zingiber officinale cultivar Zhangliang chromosome 8B, Zo_v1.1, whole genome shotgun sequence, a single genomic region encodes these proteins:
- the LOC122015283 gene encoding RING-H2 finger protein ATL58-like translates to MLLDFFSSQRVGLAMSCGSSDPSAYCSSASPELKLYQAFIFSVPVFFTFVLLLLFYLFYLQRRRAHWQSLRLRDAQLSRGDTPRRQESGIKKELREMLPVVVFKESFLIRETQCSVCLGDYQSDDRLQRIPHCGHTFHVDCIDHWLAFNTTCPLCRVSLLPTTKFTSSSLDHTVLPTERGVFDPQPSERLTYTRFVSTENEEYDAQRYRVDELGGDWREVEQHTNVQQGSVAIVIEAHSGV, encoded by the exons ATGCTTTTGGATTTCTTCTCCAGTCAACGGGTTGGGCTGGCGATGTCTTGTGGCTCCTCAGACCCCTCCGCATACTGCTCGTCTGCTTCTCCTGAGCTGAAGCTGTACCAGGCTTTTATCTTTTCGGTGCCGGTCTTCTTCACCTTCGTCCTCCTGCTTTTGTTCTATCTCTTCTACTTGCAGCGCCGCCGGGCGCATTGGCAGTCCCTCAGATTGAGGGACGCTCAGCTCAGTCGAGGAGACACACCGAGA CGTCAGGAGTCAGGCATAAAGAAGGAGCTGAGGGAGATGCTTCCGGTGGTTGTGTTCAAAGAGAGCTTCTTGATCAGAGAGACGCA ATGCTCTGTGTGCCTGGGGGACTATCAGTCAGATGATCGCCTTCAGAGAATACCTCATTGTGGTCATACCTTTCATGTGGATTGCATCGATCATTGGCTTGCATTCAACACCACATGTCCTCTCTGTCGAGTCTCGCTGCTTCCTACAACCAAATTCACATCTAGCAGCTTGGATCACACGGTCCTACCAACTGAACGTGGGGTCTTCGACCCACAACCTTCAGAGAGGCTGACTTATACAAGATTTGTTAGCACcgaaaatgaggaatatgatgcACAAAGATATCGTGTTGACGAACTTGGAGGTGACTGGAGAGAGGTTGAACAACATACAAATGTTCAGCAAGGATCAGTGGCAATTGTAATTGAGGCCCATAGCGGTGTCTGA